The following coding sequences lie in one Tichowtungia aerotolerans genomic window:
- a CDS encoding TonB-dependent receptor, which yields MNKFQITWVAVCAVFLMISSAVAQSSGGIRGIVYDEDFESPLAKAEVTVAETGRNVAATEEGNYVISGLEPGPYTLIVSKEGYTRKVFANVVVPAGCMVDQDASLSGEFTDMEEFVVQDLNMGGASEEGLLNLRMEAPALMDAVGSDLMSQAGASDAAQALTLVPGTTIQDGKYAVVRGLPDRYVSSQMNGVRLPSADPDKRAVQLDQFPSAMIESVQVAKTFTPDQQGDASGGAVNIILKGIPEKRVLEFRVGTKYKTNVGDAGDQFLKDKGTSISAWGHDAGSIQPQDINAQWTGALGVSRGDSPSMYDWSVTAGDKFQIGPDLRVGFIGSVFYKKEASYYEGRDDEYWLDRNYNRSTLVPYFSGGGAYMDYRGEVVPNWRSEGNTSLFDIQKGTEELQWGTLGAVGAETENHELTLLYSYNFSAENTAQLDEDTRGKYYYFPDYDPKDPTSPGGADSDWPRPGRDYSQFAPFRRTEGLEYKERIASSLQLRGKHTLPSGDYRLGSVLTIKEPEFDWTVAKSKSIIDTPDRRTLSTYWLVDENGDPSHKVESGEGGIAELQRNWRKVEEVSDQYFYNMKLPFEAWNGDDGFLKVGAFNDQVDRKYDENTYYTTQTLSYDADWDVLWNEHYSSLSLDMEDYPLDVNYDGKQNVSAWYYMAEIPVFSFFKLMGGARFEKTDISTTMRDVDPDAKLYIPKYNYSSVNFAGNEGDANASVKQNDVLPALGFEFTPHEKITVRGSYTETIARMTFKELAPIQQVEEIGDDIFVGNPDLGLSSLKNYDLRFDYNPYPGGLISLSWFYKKIKDPIDYRQQLLAGSILATTADNYSEGQINGYEIEVRQSMGEWWDLLDGLSVGGNLTYIQSELDASGKEIKDLFDAGLADVVAAEYDGTIRDMMGTPEYLYNLNATYTVPKFGTELGLFYTVKGDALKTAGTQDGGYYFPHVYEKEYATLNFSLSQKLWERWKLGFKVKNLLNPEVQDVYRSKYTGQDMVKNSYKKGVEFSISLGCEF from the coding sequence ATGAATAAATTTCAAATAACCTGGGTGGCCGTTTGTGCCGTTTTTCTGATGATAAGCTCTGCCGTCGCGCAGTCTTCCGGCGGTATCCGCGGTATCGTTTATGATGAAGATTTTGAGTCTCCGCTTGCCAAAGCTGAAGTGACGGTTGCTGAAACCGGCCGGAACGTTGCAGCGACTGAAGAGGGTAACTACGTCATCAGCGGCCTGGAGCCGGGTCCTTACACGCTGATTGTTTCTAAAGAAGGATATACCCGCAAGGTGTTTGCCAATGTGGTGGTGCCGGCCGGATGTATGGTCGATCAGGACGCTTCTCTGTCCGGAGAATTCACCGATATGGAGGAGTTCGTGGTTCAGGATTTGAATATGGGCGGTGCCTCGGAGGAAGGATTGCTGAATCTGCGAATGGAAGCGCCGGCACTGATGGATGCGGTCGGCTCAGACCTGATGAGCCAAGCCGGAGCCAGTGATGCCGCTCAGGCTCTGACATTGGTTCCCGGGACGACCATTCAGGACGGAAAGTATGCCGTGGTGCGCGGGTTGCCCGATCGTTATGTGAGTTCCCAGATGAACGGAGTGCGTCTGCCTTCGGCAGACCCGGATAAGCGAGCTGTTCAGCTTGACCAGTTCCCTTCCGCGATGATTGAAAGTGTTCAGGTTGCCAAAACTTTCACCCCGGATCAGCAGGGTGACGCATCCGGGGGGGCGGTTAATATTATTCTAAAGGGTATCCCCGAAAAACGCGTTCTTGAATTCAGGGTTGGAACAAAATACAAGACGAATGTTGGCGATGCCGGCGATCAGTTTCTGAAGGACAAAGGAACTTCCATCAGCGCATGGGGCCATGATGCGGGCAGTATTCAGCCTCAGGATATAAATGCTCAATGGACGGGGGCGCTCGGAGTTTCCCGAGGCGACAGTCCGTCAATGTATGACTGGTCCGTCACGGCTGGAGACAAATTTCAGATTGGACCGGATCTGAGGGTGGGGTTTATTGGATCGGTTTTTTATAAAAAAGAGGCTTCTTATTATGAAGGACGCGATGATGAATACTGGCTGGATCGGAATTATAATCGATCCACCCTTGTCCCGTATTTCAGCGGAGGCGGCGCCTATATGGATTACCGGGGAGAGGTTGTTCCAAACTGGCGCTCCGAAGGAAATACATCGCTGTTCGATATCCAGAAGGGAACAGAAGAACTGCAATGGGGAACACTCGGTGCAGTCGGTGCAGAGACGGAGAATCATGAGCTGACGCTCCTTTATTCCTATAACTTTTCTGCAGAGAACACAGCTCAGTTGGATGAAGACACCCGAGGGAAGTATTATTACTTTCCGGATTATGATCCGAAAGACCCAACGTCACCAGGAGGAGCAGATTCCGACTGGCCCCGACCCGGACGTGATTATTCTCAATTTGCACCTTTTCGCAGAACAGAGGGGCTCGAATATAAGGAGCGAATCGCCAGCAGTCTGCAGTTGCGAGGTAAACACACCTTGCCGTCGGGAGATTATCGTCTCGGTTCTGTCCTGACCATCAAAGAGCCAGAGTTTGATTGGACTGTTGCTAAAAGTAAATCAATCATTGATACGCCGGATCGACGAACGCTTTCAACCTATTGGCTGGTCGATGAAAACGGAGATCCGTCCCATAAGGTAGAATCAGGTGAGGGCGGTATTGCTGAGCTTCAGAGAAACTGGCGAAAAGTCGAGGAGGTCAGTGATCAGTATTTCTATAATATGAAACTGCCTTTCGAGGCCTGGAACGGTGACGACGGCTTCTTAAAGGTCGGGGCTTTTAATGATCAGGTCGACCGCAAGTATGATGAAAACACATATTATACAACTCAGACTCTGAGCTATGATGCGGACTGGGATGTGCTGTGGAATGAGCATTACTCCTCTCTCTCTCTGGATATGGAGGACTATCCGCTGGATGTAAATTATGACGGAAAACAGAATGTTTCCGCCTGGTACTACATGGCTGAGATTCCAGTCTTTTCTTTCTTTAAACTGATGGGGGGCGCGCGGTTTGAAAAAACAGATATTTCAACGACCATGCGCGATGTGGATCCGGATGCGAAGCTTTACATTCCCAAATATAATTACAGTTCTGTGAATTTTGCTGGGAATGAAGGCGATGCAAATGCATCGGTTAAGCAGAATGATGTACTTCCCGCGCTTGGGTTTGAGTTTACTCCTCATGAAAAAATTACGGTTCGCGGATCATATACCGAAACCATTGCCCGGATGACCTTTAAAGAGCTGGCTCCCATTCAACAGGTTGAGGAAATCGGCGATGATATTTTTGTCGGGAATCCTGATCTGGGGTTGAGTTCGCTGAAAAACTATGACCTGCGCTTTGATTATAACCCTTATCCGGGGGGATTAATTTCTCTTTCGTGGTTCTATAAAAAAATCAAAGATCCGATTGATTATCGGCAGCAGTTGCTGGCTGGATCTATATTGGCGACAACTGCGGACAACTATTCAGAAGGTCAGATTAACGGGTATGAAATTGAAGTTCGACAGTCAATGGGTGAGTGGTGGGATCTTTTAGACGGTTTGAGTGTCGGTGGAAATTTAACCTATATCCAATCTGAACTGGATGCGTCCGGAAAGGAAATAAAGGATCTATTCGATGCCGGACTCGCCGATGTCGTGGCGGCGGAATACGACGGAACGATCCGCGATATGATGGGCACTCCGGAGTATCTGTATAACCTGAATGCAACCTACACGGTTCCAAAGTTTGGAACAGAACTTGGACTTTTCTACACGGTAAAAGGTGATGCTCTGAAGACCGCCGGAACTCAGGACGGCGGATATTATTTTCCTCATGTGTATGAAAAGGAATACGCCACACTTAATTTTTCGTTGTCCCAGAAGTTATGGGAGCGCTGGAAACTTGGCTTTAAAGTTAAAAATCTGCTGAACCCGGAAGTCCAGGACGTTTACCGCTCAAAATATACCGGGCAGGACATGGTCAAAAACTCTTATAAAAAAGGAGTGGAGTTTTCGATCAGTCTTGGTTGCGAGTTTTAA
- a CDS encoding DUF3450 family protein: protein MRKRKLLIVGCSLFGAALLCNAAETDAGDVDSVRAALEKWVESRKVISQEQREWALGQEMLNERIELVQQEIDSLKEKISDAEKSISEADKKRDGLVEENEELKKASVVLGETIMTLEQTAVKLLGKLPDPIRERVMPLSQRIPEDVKEPKLSLAERFQNIIGVLNEVNKFSREITVTSEVRSLPDGSSAEVTVMYLGIGQAYYASADGTFSGTGTSSSDGWIWAEDNSIAADILQAIAILKNEQIASFVQLPVEVK, encoded by the coding sequence ATGAGGAAGAGGAAGTTATTGATTGTCGGCTGTTCGTTATTCGGGGCGGCGCTGCTCTGTAATGCTGCTGAGACTGATGCCGGCGATGTCGACAGTGTTCGTGCGGCACTTGAGAAATGGGTGGAAAGTCGCAAGGTCATTTCGCAGGAGCAGCGCGAATGGGCTCTTGGACAAGAGATGCTCAATGAGCGCATTGAGCTGGTTCAGCAGGAAATCGATTCGTTGAAAGAAAAAATTTCCGATGCAGAAAAAAGCATCAGCGAAGCCGATAAAAAACGTGACGGCCTCGTTGAGGAAAACGAAGAACTGAAAAAGGCATCAGTGGTTCTTGGCGAAACGATTATGACACTGGAGCAGACTGCCGTGAAGCTGCTTGGGAAACTGCCGGATCCGATTCGTGAGCGTGTGATGCCGCTCAGTCAGCGCATTCCTGAAGACGTCAAAGAACCCAAACTGTCTCTGGCTGAGCGTTTTCAGAACATTATTGGAGTTCTGAACGAAGTGAATAAGTTCAGTCGTGAAATCACAGTAACCAGCGAAGTCCGTTCCCTGCCGGACGGATCTTCTGCGGAAGTAACTGTCATGTATCTCGGAATCGGCCAGGCATATTACGCCAGTGCTGACGGCACGTTTTCTGGAACCGGCACCTCCTCTTCGGATGGATGGATCTGGGCTGAAGACAACAGTATTGCCGCTGATATTTTGCAGGCCATCGCTATTTTAAAGAACGAGCAGATTGCCTCTTTTGTGCAGCTGCCTGTTGAAGTTAAGTAA
- a CDS encoding MotA/TolQ/ExbB proton channel family protein, which yields MKIRKYFVLLLLLAGALFVQAQEPVKEVGAPLVSNQPVEYAVEAGDTLMGVSRKAYGDSDGWRAIYAANEGRIKAGGGLKEGMVITLPVNSADPDTVSFPDPDPLPSEGTFERADLSVQKKLEASLSELTALREKIVMEKIPLSRSLRDLEDELLAVRRDYQQTTRTLDSRTLDLTNLRSEIKSREQEKSYLANLLSEYIRNFESRLHITELNRYNDVLESAKLAPQNSNLSDLEIYQAQAALVAASLERLEKGLGGDRFAGTAVGPGGLVKEGTFVLVGPAAVFRSNDGEVIGSAEQRLGSLEPTVIAYEDAVDKSAAGKLAANGFGRFPLDPTLGNAHKMESTRQTLWEHISKGGLTMIPILGLAAAALAVALFKWIQLSRMRSPNDEQIGVILQAVSEHDTFTASEVAGSINGPAGDMLESGIEHIQEPRDLVEEVMFEKVLAAKLKLESWLPFVAISASSAPLLGLLGTVTGIINTFKLITVFGSGDVKSLSGGISEALITTEFGLIVAIPSLLLHAFLSRKARGLIDQMEKSAVSLMNQIGKTPYHKTDQAA from the coding sequence ATGAAAATCAGAAAATATTTCGTTCTTCTCCTTCTTCTTGCGGGAGCCCTGTTTGTGCAGGCGCAGGAGCCGGTCAAAGAAGTCGGGGCGCCATTGGTGTCGAACCAGCCGGTTGAGTATGCCGTGGAAGCCGGTGACACGCTGATGGGCGTTTCCCGCAAAGCGTATGGCGATTCCGATGGGTGGCGGGCCATTTATGCCGCCAATGAAGGGCGGATTAAAGCCGGGGGCGGACTCAAAGAGGGCATGGTGATTACCCTTCCGGTCAACAGCGCCGATCCCGACACAGTGTCGTTTCCTGATCCCGACCCGCTGCCGAGTGAAGGCACCTTTGAGCGGGCCGACCTGTCGGTTCAGAAAAAACTCGAAGCGAGCCTCTCCGAACTGACCGCGCTGCGCGAAAAGATCGTAATGGAGAAAATTCCGCTCAGCCGCAGCCTGCGCGATCTGGAAGACGAGCTGCTGGCGGTTCGCCGCGACTATCAGCAGACCACCCGCACACTCGACAGTCGTACGCTGGACCTGACCAACCTGCGCTCGGAAATCAAATCCCGCGAACAGGAAAAGAGCTATCTGGCCAATCTGCTGAGCGAATACATCCGCAACTTTGAATCCCGTCTGCACATCACGGAACTTAACCGCTACAACGATGTGCTGGAATCGGCTAAGCTGGCTCCGCAAAACAGCAACCTGTCCGATCTGGAAATCTACCAGGCTCAGGCAGCTCTGGTTGCTGCTTCCCTTGAGCGGCTCGAGAAAGGACTCGGCGGCGACCGCTTTGCCGGAACCGCGGTTGGTCCGGGTGGATTGGTCAAGGAAGGAACTTTTGTTTTGGTTGGCCCCGCGGCCGTTTTCCGTTCGAATGATGGCGAGGTGATTGGCTCAGCCGAACAGCGCCTCGGTTCGTTGGAACCGACGGTGATTGCCTATGAAGACGCCGTCGATAAAAGCGCGGCCGGTAAACTGGCGGCAAACGGCTTCGGCCGCTTTCCGCTCGACCCCACCCTTGGAAACGCACATAAGATGGAATCCACCAGGCAGACACTTTGGGAGCATATCAGCAAGGGTGGTTTGACGATGATTCCAATCCTTGGGCTCGCTGCCGCCGCTCTGGCTGTCGCCCTCTTTAAATGGATTCAGCTGTCCCGTATGCGCTCGCCAAATGATGAACAGATCGGCGTTATCCTCCAGGCTGTATCGGAACACGACACATTCACCGCATCAGAAGTCGCCGGATCCATTAACGGTCCTGCCGGTGACATGCTGGAGTCCGGTATCGAACACATCCAGGAGCCGCGCGATTTGGTGGAAGAGGTGATGTTCGAAAAAGTTCTGGCTGCCAAGCTCAAGCTGGAAAGCTGGCTTCCGTTTGTGGCCATCAGTGCGTCGTCCGCACCGCTGCTCGGGCTGCTCGGAACGGTGACCGGAATTATCAACACCTTCAAGCTGATCACCGTGTTCGGCTCCGGCGATGTGAAATCCCTGTCCGGCGGAATTTCCGAAGCACTAATTACCACCGAGTTTGGTCTGATTGTGGCGATTCCGTCATTGCTTCTGCACGCCTTCCTGTCCCGCAAAGCGCGCGGCCTGATTGACCAGATGGAGAAGTCTGCGGTTTCACTGATGAATCAGATCGGAAAAACCCCATATCACAAAACGGACCAAGCTGCGTAA
- a CDS encoding MotA/TolQ/ExbB proton channel family protein, which yields MSNLFQQTVEIWLSGGWAMVALTINALILFGLGVHIHLKLNEKGFLFVPEKTWRRWISHPEERTGPIGKLLDFVTGGESLKQTSTCFESLRSTEIVPFERDLRVMKICVSSAPLLGLLGTVTGMLATFGALASGSGGDKTMGMIADGISEALITTETGLIIALPGLFFQYQLTRGHERYKAFLSHLETVCTQIQYRKQQTKQAA from the coding sequence ATGAGCAATCTGTTCCAGCAAACTGTTGAGATCTGGCTGTCCGGTGGGTGGGCGATGGTGGCGCTGACCATCAACGCGCTGATCCTGTTCGGTCTCGGCGTTCATATTCATCTGAAGCTGAACGAAAAGGGGTTCCTGTTCGTCCCGGAGAAAACCTGGCGGCGCTGGATCTCGCACCCGGAAGAGCGCACGGGACCGATCGGCAAGCTGTTGGATTTTGTAACTGGCGGCGAAAGTCTGAAACAGACCTCTACCTGTTTTGAGTCACTTCGGTCTACCGAGATTGTGCCGTTTGAGCGCGACCTGCGCGTAATGAAAATCTGCGTCAGCTCCGCGCCGCTGCTCGGGCTGCTCGGAACAGTGACCGGGATGCTTGCTACTTTCGGCGCACTGGCGTCCGGTTCCGGTGGCGACAAAACCATGGGCATGATCGCCGATGGGATTTCCGAAGCGCTGATCACGACCGAGACCGGCCTGATCATCGCTCTGCCGGGACTCTTCTTTCAGTATCAGCTCACCCGTGGTCATGAGCGCTATAAAGCGTTTCTTTCGCATCTGGAAACAGTCTGCACGCAGATTCAGTACCGCAAACAGCAGACGAAGCAGGCTGCGTAG
- a CDS encoding ExbD/TolR family protein: protein MGRFRNLGNSEGEAPAVDMGPLMDCVFILLIFFIVTTTFVEETGVEVDKPQAASAVQLEKTSILLALTDKGEVVYGGREIGIGGVQPLVKRMLQKEDVPVIIQADSASQSGLLVRVIDEAKLAGATKVSLASRKPKG, encoded by the coding sequence ATGGGACGTTTTCGTAATTTAGGAAACAGCGAAGGAGAGGCTCCGGCTGTGGATATGGGTCCGCTGATGGACTGTGTGTTTATCCTGCTCATCTTTTTTATTGTGACCACCACTTTCGTGGAGGAAACCGGCGTGGAGGTTGATAAGCCGCAGGCGGCTTCTGCTGTGCAGCTTGAAAAAACCAGCATCCTGCTGGCGCTTACCGATAAAGGCGAAGTGGTCTACGGAGGCCGCGAAATCGGAATCGGCGGTGTTCAGCCGCTGGTCAAACGCATGCTTCAGAAAGAAGACGTGCCGGTGATCATCCAGGCGGATTCCGCCTCGCAGTCCGGATTGCTTGTGCGTGTGATCGACGAAGCCAAACTCGCCGGTGCCACCAAGGTGAGCCTTGCATCCCGCAAACCGAAAGGCTGA
- a CDS encoding energy transducer TonB produces MKFSKPDTVFSRFRHHLWTALGAIGLTLIFFLVLPLMQTITQPRDMEVELQSVDGVVEPPPPPPPEPEQEKKQEEEPPPPELSEEAPPLDLSQLELALNPGFSEGWMGGDFAVQLNTVVSKNHDLNSVFSMADLDQKPRVIYQPGPTFTKQVRRKAPGTVYIIFVVDQRGRVINPAVQKSTDPVFTKPALAAVKQWKFEPGKRNGKAVRFRMRVPITFPKG; encoded by the coding sequence GTGAAATTCTCGAAACCAGATACCGTTTTTTCCCGCTTCCGGCACCATCTGTGGACTGCGCTTGGCGCAATTGGATTGACGCTCATTTTCTTTCTCGTGCTGCCGCTGATGCAGACCATCACTCAACCGCGCGACATGGAAGTGGAACTGCAGAGTGTTGATGGAGTGGTGGAACCACCGCCGCCACCGCCACCGGAGCCCGAGCAGGAAAAGAAGCAGGAGGAGGAGCCTCCGCCGCCGGAACTTTCCGAAGAGGCGCCGCCTCTCGATCTGTCCCAGCTTGAGCTCGCGCTCAATCCCGGATTCAGCGAAGGCTGGATGGGCGGCGACTTTGCGGTCCAGCTCAATACTGTGGTTTCGAAGAACCACGATCTCAACTCGGTATTTTCGATGGCAGACCTCGACCAGAAGCCGCGCGTGATTTATCAGCCCGGGCCGACTTTCACCAAACAGGTTCGCCGTAAAGCGCCCGGAACCGTTTACATTATTTTTGTAGTCGATCAGCGTGGCCGCGTTATCAACCCGGCGGTACAGAAAAGCACCGATCCCGTATTTACAAAACCGGCACTGGCCGCCGTGAAACAATGGAAATTTGAGCCCGGAAAACGCAATGGAAAAGCGGTTCGTTTCCGCATGCGTGTTCCGATCACCTTCCCGAAAGGATGA
- a CDS encoding tetratricopeptide repeat protein, with product MKEFGYLLLAVGFVAGCSSPQATVSVQPKAGSPLSKSELDLWNSAAFKKKFQRSYIAETDIEPRVTTVERDELMAVQNLIGADKMDEAAKLLDKSRGEAASATCDFMLGNIYFQQERYEEALPAYETAVEKYPKFRRAWRNLGLIYVRNGDYEKALPALTKVIELGGGDSLTYGLLGFAYSSVENSMAAESAYRQAVLLDPATMDWKMGLARSLFKQQRYPEAVALCNSLIDSDPDRADLWLLQANAYVGLKQPLKAAENYEMVDQLGKSTVDSLNMLGDIYVNEDLYEMAANAYIRAMDLNPDRNAERPIRACKVLVTRGALEETKTLIQHIKDLHDAHLGQVDQKDLLKLQARIAVAEGQADEEVRVLEEIVELDPLDGEALILLGQHASRVNDPDKAVFYYERAESLEKYEADAKIRHAQLLVSQSKYTEALPLLRRAQEIKPRDDIQKYLDQIERVAKAR from the coding sequence ATGAAAGAATTTGGTTATTTGTTATTGGCTGTTGGCTTTGTGGCGGGATGTTCTTCGCCGCAGGCAACGGTTTCGGTGCAGCCGAAGGCGGGATCTCCGCTGAGTAAATCGGAGCTCGACCTATGGAACAGCGCCGCGTTTAAAAAGAAATTTCAACGGAGCTATATCGCGGAAACCGACATTGAACCGCGCGTGACCACTGTTGAGCGCGATGAGCTGATGGCGGTTCAGAACCTGATCGGCGCTGACAAGATGGACGAGGCTGCAAAGCTGCTGGATAAAAGCCGTGGTGAAGCTGCCAGTGCAACCTGCGATTTCATGCTGGGTAATATCTACTTTCAGCAGGAGCGCTATGAAGAGGCTCTGCCGGCGTATGAAACCGCGGTCGAAAAATATCCGAAGTTCCGCCGTGCATGGCGCAATCTCGGGCTGATCTATGTGCGCAACGGCGATTACGAAAAAGCACTTCCTGCGCTGACGAAAGTGATTGAGCTCGGCGGCGGCGATTCGCTCACCTACGGACTGCTCGGCTTTGCCTATTCATCCGTCGAAAACAGCATGGCCGCAGAATCGGCTTATCGTCAGGCTGTTCTGCTCGACCCAGCTACGATGGACTGGAAGATGGGACTGGCACGCTCGCTTTTTAAGCAGCAGCGTTATCCGGAAGCGGTCGCTCTTTGCAACAGCCTGATTGATTCCGATCCGGACCGCGCCGACCTTTGGCTGCTGCAGGCCAATGCCTACGTCGGCCTCAAACAGCCGCTCAAAGCGGCCGAAAACTACGAGATGGTCGACCAGCTCGGAAAGTCCACCGTGGACAGCCTCAACATGCTGGGCGACATCTACGTCAACGAAGACCTCTATGAAATGGCCGCCAACGCCTACATCCGTGCGATGGACCTGAACCCGGACCGCAACGCCGAACGGCCCATTCGTGCCTGCAAAGTGCTCGTCACCCGCGGTGCGCTGGAAGAAACCAAAACACTGATTCAGCACATCAAGGATCTGCACGATGCGCATCTCGGTCAGGTGGACCAAAAAGATCTCCTGAAGCTTCAGGCCCGCATCGCGGTGGCTGAGGGACAGGCTGACGAGGAAGTTCGCGTGCTTGAAGAAATCGTGGAGCTGGATCCGCTGGATGGAGAAGCGTTAATTCTGCTGGGGCAGCATGCATCGCGGGTCAACGATCCGGACAAAGCCGTGTTCTATTACGAACGGGCCGAAAGCCTCGAAAAATACGAAGCCGACGCCAAAATCCGTCACGCTCAGCTGCTGGTCAGTCAGAGCAAATACACCGAAGCGCTGCCGCTGCTTCGCCGCGCACAGGAAATTAAGCCGCGCGACGACATCCAGAAATACCTGGACCAGATCGAGCGCGTCGCTAAAGCCAGATAG
- a CDS encoding RluA family pseudouridine synthase, protein MIKESFQVKPHEEGNALLEVLADRLRCSKKQAKALLDGKQVMVNSQRIWMAKHKLSTRDVIEVIRSEATAVKKIDILKKAGDILVVNKPAGLVTNDSAKSLEVRLQRELRNPELCAVHRLDRETSGCVIFAKNTEAKAAMIPIFKNQEVVKIYRAIVNGRVSDQLQTITRDIDGESATTMVNVLDRSRHASYLELRIKTGRTHQIRKHLAAVRHPVLGDKGYAGSKGLADILRTLPRQMLHAYRLVLPVPGKANGPLRATAPIPADFQEALKALKLK, encoded by the coding sequence GCCCTGCTGGAAGTACTGGCGGACCGCCTGCGCTGCTCGAAGAAACAGGCAAAGGCCCTGCTCGACGGCAAACAGGTCATGGTCAACAGTCAGCGCATCTGGATGGCCAAACATAAGCTTTCCACCCGCGACGTGATTGAAGTAATTCGCTCCGAAGCAACTGCCGTTAAAAAAATCGATATTTTGAAAAAAGCGGGCGACATCCTGGTGGTCAACAAACCCGCCGGACTGGTCACCAATGACAGCGCAAAAAGTCTGGAAGTTCGCCTGCAGCGCGAACTGCGCAATCCGGAGCTGTGCGCCGTACACCGCCTCGACCGCGAAACCTCCGGCTGCGTGATCTTCGCAAAAAATACGGAAGCCAAAGCCGCTATGATTCCGATCTTCAAGAATCAGGAAGTTGTCAAAATCTACCGTGCAATCGTCAACGGACGGGTATCGGACCAGCTCCAGACCATCACCCGTGATATTGATGGAGAATCAGCAACCACCATGGTCAATGTTCTGGACCGCAGCCGCCATGCAAGCTATCTGGAACTGCGCATCAAAACCGGCCGCACGCACCAGATCCGCAAGCATCTCGCCGCTGTGCGCCATCCGGTGCTGGGCGACAAAGGCTACGCCGGCTCCAAAGGGCTCGCCGATATTCTGCGCACCCTGCCGCGCCAAATGCTGCATGCCTACCGATTGGTGCTGCCGGTTCCCGGAAAGGCAAACGGACCGCTGCGCGCTACCGCACCGATCCCGGCGGACTTTCAGGAAGCGCTGAAAGCACTGAAGCTCAAATAG